Proteins from one Pseudarthrobacter sp. BIM B-2242 genomic window:
- the greA gene encoding transcription elongation factor GreA → MSTTNSAPAAWLTQEAFDRLKAELDHLSVAGRAEIVQKIESARQEGDLKENGGYHAAKEEQGKIEARIRQLTALLRDAHVGEAPADDGIVEAGMLVVARIAGDEETFLLGSREIAGDTDLNVFSEKSPLGAAIVGHKEGETLSYTAPNGKDITVEILSAKPYAG, encoded by the coding sequence GTGTCTACCACCAACAGCGCGCCTGCAGCCTGGCTCACCCAGGAAGCTTTTGACCGCCTGAAGGCAGAGCTGGACCACCTTTCCGTCGCTGGCCGCGCGGAGATTGTCCAGAAGATTGAATCCGCCCGGCAGGAGGGCGACCTCAAGGAAAATGGCGGCTACCATGCGGCCAAAGAAGAGCAGGGCAAGATTGAAGCCCGGATCCGCCAGCTGACGGCGCTTCTGCGTGATGCCCACGTCGGGGAAGCCCCGGCCGATGACGGGATTGTCGAGGCCGGCATGCTCGTCGTTGCCAGGATCGCCGGGGACGAAGAGACGTTCCTGCTGGGTTCGCGCGAAATCGCCGGTGACACGGATCTGAATGTCTTCAGCGAGAAGTCACCCCTCGGCGCCGCAATCGTCGGCCACAAAGAGGGCGAGACGCTCAGCTACACTGCGCCGAACGGCAAGGACATCACGGTGGAAATTCTCTCCGCCAAGCCTTACGCAGGCTGA
- the ilvA gene encoding threonine ammonia-lyase, which produces MNTVETLPVTLDDVLEAQKLLEGIITRTPVESSRALGSMVGGEVYFKCENLQRAGSFKVRGAYVRMARLSPEEKKRGVVAASAGNHAQGVAVAAKALGIKARIYMPLGVALPKLAATRSHGAEVVLHGHNVDEALAEAQRYADESGMVFVHPFDNVDVVSGQGTVGLEILEQIPNVDTILMGVGGGGLLAGVAVAIKARARELGREIRIIGVQAENAAAYPPSLAADALVPLKKVSTMADGIAVGRPGQLPFSIIRELVDDVVTVSEDSLARALIFLLERAKMVVEPAGAVGVAALMDGKIENPGTTAVILSGGNIDPMLMLKVIQRGLSAAGRYMTVRMMLDDRPGSLATIARIIAENDANVTGLDHTRVGGSISMGDVSITVNLETKGHEHCEQVLGALRAEGFQPIVVH; this is translated from the coding sequence GTGAACACCGTCGAAACCCTTCCCGTCACGCTGGACGATGTCCTGGAGGCGCAGAAGCTGCTCGAGGGGATTATTACGCGGACACCGGTGGAATCCTCGCGGGCCCTCGGCAGCATGGTGGGCGGCGAGGTCTATTTCAAGTGCGAAAACCTGCAGCGGGCCGGTTCCTTCAAGGTCCGCGGTGCCTACGTCCGGATGGCAAGGCTCTCGCCTGAGGAGAAGAAGCGCGGCGTGGTTGCCGCCTCGGCCGGCAACCATGCGCAGGGCGTTGCGGTGGCGGCCAAGGCCCTTGGCATCAAGGCCCGGATCTACATGCCGCTCGGTGTGGCGCTTCCCAAACTGGCCGCCACCCGCAGCCACGGCGCCGAGGTGGTCCTCCACGGCCACAATGTGGATGAGGCCCTCGCCGAGGCGCAGCGCTACGCGGACGAGTCCGGAATGGTTTTTGTCCACCCCTTCGACAATGTTGATGTGGTGTCAGGGCAGGGAACCGTAGGACTGGAGATCCTTGAGCAGATCCCCAACGTGGACACCATCCTGATGGGCGTGGGCGGCGGCGGGCTGTTGGCAGGCGTCGCTGTTGCCATCAAAGCCCGGGCGCGGGAACTGGGCCGTGAAATCAGGATCATCGGCGTCCAGGCCGAAAATGCGGCCGCCTATCCGCCGTCGCTTGCCGCCGACGCCTTGGTTCCGCTGAAGAAAGTCTCCACCATGGCGGACGGCATCGCCGTGGGCCGACCCGGCCAGTTGCCGTTCAGCATCATCCGTGAACTCGTGGATGACGTGGTCACTGTCAGCGAGGACTCCTTGGCGCGTGCGCTGATCTTCCTGCTGGAACGGGCAAAGATGGTGGTGGAGCCGGCAGGCGCCGTGGGGGTCGCGGCCCTGATGGACGGGAAGATCGAAAACCCCGGTACGACGGCCGTGATCCTGTCCGGCGGCAACATCGATCCGATGCTTATGCTCAAGGTCATCCAGCGGGGCCTGTCGGCCGCGGGCCGCTACATGACGGTCCGGATGATGCTCGATGACCGGCCGGGTTCGCTGGCGACCATCGCCCGGATCATTGCCGAGAATGATGCCAACGTCACAGGGCTGGACCATACGCGGGTGGGCGGGTCCATCAGCATGGGCGATGTCTCCATTACCGTGAACCTTGAAACCAAGGGCCATGAACATTGCGAACAGGTTCTCGGCGCGCTCCGCGCCGAGGGTTTTCAGCCGATTGTGGTGCATTAG
- a CDS encoding AI-2E family transporter encodes MTPAEDANPSTSTPGLQAPDPVRPAETPRAESRAPRIKADRELEQDIPYGVRIAASWAWRIGLILVVGGALIWLLSRISFLIIPVMVAALLAGLLSPVVRWLRSKRLPNGAAVAITVVGFLGLIAGALALVGRQLVSGFGELWSQALAGVKQVQDWLADGPLHLTADQIDQYLKEGTAALQENSSSILSGALSFGSTAGHFAAGLVLALFILIFFLLEGDRIWAFIVRLLPKKARAATFGAGRKGWASMVSYARIQMFVAFVDAVGIGVGAAIIGVPLALPLSVLVFIGSFIPVVGALVTGAIAVLLALVANGPINALIMLAIVLLVQQLESHILQPLVMGKAVSLHPVAVILSVAAGSYLAGIPGALFSVPILAVANSAIRYIAARTWEHEQVLVTPEGPVTLGPDTDGTIREVRLPGGRSIRGKDAAASTDASNPEGQA; translated from the coding sequence ATGACGCCAGCCGAGGACGCCAATCCATCCACTTCAACCCCGGGCCTGCAGGCACCGGACCCGGTCCGGCCTGCTGAAACGCCCCGTGCTGAATCGCGTGCGCCCCGCATCAAGGCGGACCGGGAGCTTGAGCAGGACATCCCGTACGGGGTCCGTATTGCAGCCTCGTGGGCGTGGCGGATCGGGCTCATCCTGGTGGTGGGGGGAGCGTTGATCTGGCTGCTGAGCCGGATCAGCTTCCTGATCATTCCCGTGATGGTGGCAGCGCTTCTGGCCGGGCTGCTCAGCCCCGTGGTGCGCTGGCTGCGGAGCAAGCGGCTGCCCAACGGCGCCGCGGTAGCCATTACGGTAGTCGGATTCCTTGGCCTGATCGCCGGTGCCCTCGCCCTCGTCGGGCGCCAGTTGGTCTCAGGGTTCGGTGAGCTCTGGTCTCAGGCGCTGGCCGGCGTGAAGCAGGTCCAGGACTGGCTGGCCGACGGGCCGCTGCACCTGACGGCGGACCAGATCGACCAATACCTCAAAGAAGGCACAGCTGCCCTGCAGGAGAACAGCAGCAGTATCCTCAGCGGGGCACTGTCCTTTGGCAGCACTGCAGGCCACTTCGCGGCCGGGCTGGTGCTGGCCCTTTTCATCCTGATTTTTTTCCTGCTCGAGGGCGACAGGATCTGGGCATTCATTGTGCGGCTGCTGCCGAAGAAGGCGCGCGCAGCCACGTTCGGCGCCGGGCGCAAGGGCTGGGCGTCCATGGTCAGCTATGCACGGATCCAGATGTTTGTGGCATTTGTCGACGCCGTGGGCATTGGCGTCGGAGCGGCGATCATCGGTGTCCCGCTGGCGCTGCCACTGAGCGTGCTCGTGTTTATTGGCTCCTTTATTCCGGTGGTGGGTGCCCTGGTGACCGGTGCCATCGCCGTTCTTCTGGCGCTGGTGGCCAACGGCCCGATCAACGCCCTCATCATGCTGGCTATCGTGCTCCTGGTCCAGCAACTGGAGAGCCACATCCTGCAGCCCCTGGTGATGGGCAAGGCCGTATCCCTGCATCCGGTGGCGGTCATCCTCAGTGTGGCGGCAGGTTCATATCTGGCGGGTATTCCCGGGGCGCTGTTTTCCGTGCCCATTCTCGCCGTAGCAAACTCCGCAATTCGCTACATCGCTGCCAGAACGTGGGAACATGAACAAGTGCTGGTAACCCCCGAGGGGCCGGTGACGCTTGGCCCGGATACTGATGGCACCATCAGGGAAGTCCGGTTGCCGGGCGGCAGGTCCATCCGTGGCAAGGACGCCGCAGCCAGCACAGACGCATCCAATCCGGAGGGCCAGGCCTGA
- a CDS encoding thioredoxin domain-containing protein, producing MNSERQSPPAGERAAVGAANVLGAEPSAYLRQHADNPVHWQPFGDKAFAAAAARDVPVFLSIGYAACHWCHVMAHESFEDQETADYLNAHFVAIKVDREERPDVDAAYMAATQAITGEGGWPMSVFLTPDGRAFHAGTYFPPRPMPGRPSFRQVLEAVWEAWLERRDAVEENAAALARNLGDAQLAAAVPVAGPPPLLDPGLLPAAVASLARSEDMTDGGFGAAPKFPPSAVLEFLIRHAAVPSDTADAARDMAGRTLAAMARSALFDQLDGGFARYSVTRDWSVPHFEKMLYDNVQLLRIYVHWIRLGGNEVFPVAEAADVAARTGVWLLESLGLGPSRDGNGNGNGAPRVEALASSLDADSVVNGEHHEGASYLWTVEGLQEVLGTADGEAVARLMNVGGEGTVSAHGSPLHPARRVEGAAAGLWMRARPALLAARKQRPQPARDDKVVAGWNGLAVAALAEAGAVLDREDFVAGAESIAAYLERVHWHAGSSVLLRVSHTGTARGIEGLLEDYAFCADGLFALYSVTGRQRWYRFAEELVQAAGSRFVVAGRLVDTAGGDGRVRAAQGGQTGLDPFDNATPSGASAFAGALLSYAALSGSAEHRSLAAQVLALLPPLAERAPRVAGWLLATAQAALAGPVEAAVVGARGPARTALHRELLNSASPGLVVAVEDDDGPGVPPSAGPPRGEPVPLLAGRPAGPDGSPLAYLCRNMVCERPVSTPEELRQRLLVMTGEDPVS from the coding sequence ATGAACAGTGAGCGCCAGAGCCCTCCCGCCGGGGAGCGGGCGGCCGTAGGTGCCGCCAACGTCCTGGGCGCGGAACCGTCCGCCTACCTCCGTCAGCACGCGGACAACCCGGTCCACTGGCAGCCGTTCGGGGATAAGGCATTCGCCGCGGCCGCCGCCCGCGATGTCCCGGTGTTCCTGTCGATCGGCTACGCGGCCTGCCACTGGTGCCACGTGATGGCGCATGAGTCGTTCGAGGATCAGGAAACCGCCGACTACCTGAACGCGCACTTTGTTGCCATCAAGGTGGACCGGGAAGAACGCCCCGACGTGGATGCCGCGTACATGGCGGCCACCCAGGCCATCACCGGCGAGGGCGGCTGGCCGATGTCCGTCTTCCTCACCCCGGACGGCCGGGCCTTCCACGCCGGCACCTACTTCCCGCCCCGCCCCATGCCGGGCCGGCCATCCTTCCGGCAGGTGCTCGAAGCCGTCTGGGAAGCGTGGCTGGAGCGGCGCGACGCTGTGGAAGAGAATGCCGCCGCTCTTGCCCGGAACCTGGGCGACGCCCAGCTCGCGGCGGCGGTCCCGGTTGCCGGTCCGCCGCCTCTGCTTGACCCCGGGCTGCTTCCCGCGGCCGTAGCCTCCCTGGCCCGCTCCGAGGACATGACCGACGGCGGCTTTGGCGCCGCCCCGAAATTCCCGCCGTCGGCGGTGCTCGAGTTCCTCATCAGGCACGCAGCAGTCCCCTCGGACACCGCAGACGCTGCCCGGGACATGGCGGGCCGGACGCTGGCGGCCATGGCACGATCGGCGTTGTTTGACCAGCTGGACGGGGGCTTCGCCCGGTACTCGGTAACCCGGGACTGGTCCGTCCCGCACTTTGAAAAGATGCTGTACGACAATGTCCAGCTGCTTCGCATTTACGTGCACTGGATACGCCTGGGCGGCAATGAGGTGTTCCCGGTGGCGGAAGCTGCCGACGTGGCCGCCCGGACCGGGGTATGGCTGCTGGAGTCCCTTGGGCTCGGCCCGAGCCGCGACGGGAACGGCAACGGCAACGGCGCGCCGAGGGTGGAGGCGCTCGCATCGTCTCTCGACGCCGATTCGGTGGTGAACGGCGAACACCACGAAGGCGCCAGCTACCTGTGGACCGTCGAAGGCCTGCAGGAAGTGCTGGGGACTGCTGACGGGGAAGCTGTTGCCCGGCTGATGAATGTGGGTGGCGAAGGTACCGTGTCCGCGCACGGCTCCCCGCTGCACCCCGCACGGCGCGTGGAGGGCGCCGCCGCGGGGCTGTGGATGAGGGCCCGGCCCGCGCTCCTGGCCGCGCGGAAGCAGCGGCCGCAGCCGGCCCGTGACGACAAGGTAGTGGCGGGCTGGAACGGGCTCGCGGTGGCCGCCCTCGCAGAGGCCGGAGCGGTGCTGGACAGGGAAGACTTCGTCGCCGGGGCCGAGTCGATTGCGGCGTACCTCGAACGTGTCCACTGGCACGCGGGAAGTTCAGTGCTGCTCCGCGTTTCGCATACAGGAACCGCGCGGGGGATTGAAGGGCTGCTCGAGGATTACGCCTTCTGCGCTGACGGCCTGTTTGCCCTCTACTCCGTGACTGGCCGGCAGCGGTGGTACCGCTTCGCCGAGGAGCTGGTGCAGGCTGCCGGCAGCCGGTTTGTGGTGGCCGGCCGCCTGGTGGACACGGCCGGGGGAGACGGCCGGGTCCGGGCCGCCCAGGGTGGCCAGACGGGCCTGGACCCGTTCGACAACGCCACGCCCAGCGGCGCGTCGGCCTTTGCCGGTGCCCTGCTCAGCTACGCTGCGCTCTCCGGATCCGCGGAACACCGCTCGCTCGCCGCCCAGGTACTCGCGCTTTTACCGCCGTTGGCGGAACGCGCGCCGCGGGTGGCGGGCTGGCTCCTGGCGACCGCCCAGGCTGCCCTCGCGGGCCCGGTGGAGGCCGCCGTTGTGGGAGCTCGAGGTCCTGCAAGGACCGCACTGCACCGTGAACTCCTGAACTCCGCCAGTCCCGGCCTGGTGGTGGCTGTGGAGGACGACGACGGACCGGGAGTGCCGCCGTCGGCCGGTCCTCCCCGGGGGGAGCCCGTCCCGCTGCTGGCAGGCAGGCCGGCGGGTCCCGACGGATCACCGTTAGCGTATCTGTGCCGGAACATGGTGTGTGAACGTCCTGTGTCCACGCCGGAGGAGCTGCGGCAGCGGCTCCTGGTGATGACAGGGGAGGACCCCGTCAGCTGA
- the mca gene encoding mycothiol conjugate amidase Mca: MTASTHTPAPLRLLAVHAHPDDESSKGAATMAMYAAAGVDVMVATCTDGSRGDIQNPAVEGAAHPKRDMAGARRLEMEQAAKILGITQRWLGFTDSGLPEGDPLPPLPARSFAVQPLHRAAAPLVRLVRSFKPHVIISYDENGGYPHPDHIMAHRVAVEAFAAAGDPERYPGAGPAWEPSKLYYDRAFNPARFRALHFALEEAGLQSPYAERLAAWLETDAEGHTPPPGGHPTTTQIDCGDFFEVRDDALRAHCTQVDPLGFFFAVSAEMQRRVWPWEDYSLIESRVPASFPEKDLFAGLR; encoded by the coding sequence ATGACAGCGTCCACTCATACACCGGCTCCGCTCCGGCTGCTCGCCGTTCACGCGCACCCGGATGACGAGTCCAGCAAGGGCGCGGCCACCATGGCAATGTACGCGGCCGCCGGCGTCGATGTCATGGTGGCCACCTGCACCGACGGATCCCGCGGCGATATCCAGAACCCTGCGGTGGAAGGTGCAGCCCACCCCAAACGGGACATGGCCGGAGCGCGGCGGCTTGAAATGGAGCAGGCGGCGAAGATCCTTGGCATCACGCAGCGCTGGCTCGGCTTCACGGACTCAGGCCTGCCCGAAGGCGACCCGCTGCCGCCCTTGCCGGCCCGATCGTTCGCCGTCCAGCCGCTGCACCGCGCCGCAGCACCCCTGGTCCGGCTGGTGCGGAGCTTCAAGCCGCACGTGATCATCAGCTATGACGAAAACGGGGGATATCCGCACCCTGACCACATCATGGCCCACCGGGTTGCCGTGGAAGCCTTCGCGGCTGCCGGTGATCCAGAACGCTATCCGGGCGCCGGCCCCGCCTGGGAACCCAGCAAGCTCTACTACGACCGCGCATTCAACCCGGCCCGGTTCCGGGCCCTGCATTTCGCCCTCGAGGAAGCCGGACTGCAGTCCCCGTATGCCGAGCGGCTTGCCGCCTGGCTTGAAACAGACGCCGAAGGCCACACGCCGCCGCCGGGCGGACACCCCACCACCACGCAGATCGACTGCGGTGACTTTTTTGAGGTTCGCGACGACGCTCTCCGCGCGCACTGCACCCAGGTGGATCCGCTGGGGTTCTTCTTCGCGGTTTCTGCTGAGATGCAGCGCCGGGTGTGGCCGTGGGAAGACTACTCGCTGATTGAGTCCCGCGTTCCCGCATCTTTTCCGGAGAAGGACCTCTTCGCCGGGCTAAGATAG
- a CDS encoding DUF4307 domain-containing protein: protein MTTEDQPAASPPADTSLANRYGSKKQPLPRAAKRGIAVAALAVGVGFMAWVSTSNAVSAVTFKDIGYSTVDATQAEIDFTVTRDPGSAVKCALKALDSKFAVVGWKVVDIPPGEADNTADGGRTVTQRVSVRTESLAVSGVVDSCWVPGSTK, encoded by the coding sequence GTGACTACCGAGGATCAACCCGCCGCGTCCCCGCCTGCAGACACTAGCCTAGCCAATCGTTATGGCAGTAAAAAGCAGCCCCTTCCGCGAGCGGCCAAGCGCGGCATCGCCGTGGCAGCACTGGCTGTCGGCGTGGGTTTTATGGCCTGGGTCTCCACATCCAACGCCGTCTCCGCTGTGACGTTTAAGGACATCGGCTACAGCACCGTCGACGCCACCCAGGCCGAGATCGATTTCACCGTCACCAGGGACCCGGGTTCGGCCGTCAAATGTGCGCTGAAAGCCCTGGACTCTAAGTTTGCCGTGGTGGGTTGGAAAGTCGTGGACATCCCGCCGGGAGAGGCGGACAACACTGCCGACGGCGGCCGGACTGTTACGCAGCGCGTGAGCGTGCGGACGGAGTCGCTGGCCGTTTCCGGAGTGGTGGACAGCTGCTGGGTTCCAGGTAGCACGAAGTAA
- the galT gene encoding galactose-1-phosphate uridylyltransferase, with protein sequence MTGITSTRLADGRELIYFDDGGSLAGTVRTAAAATDRRELPERGAPGEVRFDALTDEWVAVAAHRQSRTHLPPADQCPICPTTADNPSEIPAPDYDVVVFENRFPSLGPAVGHIPASPAWGTTGPAYGRCEVVSFTPEHTGSFSGLTEARARTVMEAWAHRTEALSKLPGVRQVFPFENRGADIGVTLHHPHGQIYAYPYVTPRAKTLGVTARKFYDGADGRQTLTGSLLQAEREDGSRMVMEGENFSAYVPFAARWPLEIHLVPHRQVPDLAALSGEEKDELAHVYLDLLKRLDAFYPTPTPYISAWHQAPLDDLLRPAGYLHLQLTSPRRAADKLKYLAGSEAAMGAFINDTTPESVAERLRAVTVPASAGSIAPVRSQPEGAHA encoded by the coding sequence ATGACAGGCATCACCAGCACCCGGCTCGCCGACGGCCGGGAGCTCATCTATTTCGACGACGGCGGATCCCTCGCCGGCACCGTCCGCACCGCAGCTGCCGCCACCGACCGCCGGGAGCTCCCCGAGCGGGGGGCGCCGGGCGAAGTCCGCTTCGATGCGCTGACGGACGAATGGGTGGCAGTCGCCGCGCACCGGCAGAGCCGGACGCACTTGCCGCCCGCCGACCAGTGCCCTATCTGCCCCACCACCGCGGACAATCCGTCCGAGATTCCGGCTCCGGACTACGACGTTGTGGTGTTCGAAAACCGCTTCCCTTCACTGGGCCCGGCAGTCGGGCACATCCCGGCATCCCCTGCCTGGGGAACCACCGGTCCCGCTTACGGTCGGTGCGAGGTGGTGTCCTTCACCCCCGAGCACACGGGATCGTTCAGCGGGCTGACGGAGGCCCGGGCCCGGACTGTTATGGAGGCATGGGCACACCGCACCGAGGCCCTCAGCAAACTGCCCGGCGTGCGCCAGGTGTTTCCCTTCGAGAACCGGGGAGCCGATATCGGCGTCACACTGCACCACCCCCATGGCCAGATCTACGCGTACCCCTACGTCACGCCGAGGGCTAAGACCCTCGGCGTGACGGCCCGGAAATTCTATGACGGGGCCGATGGCCGGCAGACGCTGACAGGATCACTGTTGCAGGCCGAACGCGAAGACGGGAGCCGGATGGTCATGGAGGGAGAGAATTTCAGCGCCTATGTGCCGTTCGCCGCCCGGTGGCCGCTGGAGATCCACCTTGTCCCCCACCGCCAGGTGCCCGACCTCGCCGCGCTGAGCGGAGAAGAGAAGGACGAACTGGCCCACGTATACCTGGACCTGCTCAAGCGGCTCGACGCGTTCTACCCCACGCCCACCCCGTACATCTCGGCCTGGCACCAGGCCCCCCTGGACGATCTGCTGCGCCCGGCCGGTTATCTGCACCTGCAGCTGACGTCCCCGCGCCGGGCAGCGGACAAGCTCAAGTACCTGGCCGGCTCCGAGGCCGCCATGGGCGCCTTTATCAACGACACCACCCCGGAAAGCGTGGCTGAAAGGCTGAGGGCAGTGACCGTTCCCGCGTCCGCAGGCAGCATTGCCCCCGTCCGGTCCCAGCCGGAAGGCGCACACGCATGA
- a CDS encoding rhomboid family intramembrane serine protease, with the protein MLDAIGDGRPGSRESTASRAKGGLLVSGGFVVLLFVIEVVNMLTLHALNRTFGLRPRSADGLLDIFTFPLLHANLNHLLSNALPLVIFGFLVFLSGLRVFLTALAFSWLGSGLTVWLIGDGGITVGASGLVFGLFAFLLVRGFFNHSWRQILLAVVLFMVYGSILLGVLPIMGGLISWQAHLGGAVGGVAAALLLRPKYTKTPVP; encoded by the coding sequence ATGCTGGATGCGATAGGGGACGGCCGGCCGGGGAGCAGGGAAAGCACAGCGTCGCGCGCCAAAGGCGGGCTGCTGGTGTCCGGCGGGTTTGTGGTCCTGCTCTTCGTGATCGAAGTGGTCAACATGCTGACCCTGCACGCCCTGAACAGGACATTCGGGCTACGGCCGAGGTCCGCGGACGGGCTCCTGGACATTTTCACGTTTCCGCTGCTTCACGCCAACCTGAACCATCTGCTGTCCAACGCCCTGCCACTGGTCATCTTCGGATTCCTGGTGTTCCTTTCCGGCCTGAGGGTCTTCCTGACGGCTTTGGCGTTCAGCTGGCTGGGCTCGGGGCTGACCGTCTGGCTGATCGGCGACGGCGGGATCACCGTGGGAGCGTCCGGGCTGGTTTTTGGATTGTTCGCCTTCCTCCTGGTCCGTGGCTTCTTCAACCACAGCTGGCGGCAGATTCTCCTCGCCGTTGTGCTGTTTATGGTTTACGGCAGCATCCTGTTGGGAGTGCTGCCCATCATGGGTGGCCTCATCTCCTGGCAGGCCCACTTGGGCGGGGCGGTGGGCGGAGTGGCTGCTGCCCTGTTGTTGCGCCCCAAATACACCAAAACGCCGGTCCCCTGA
- a CDS encoding hemolysin III family protein — MAELLMIKPKWRGWIHTVAAPLALAAGIILVAVAPTTDRKITSAIYAATGVLLFGISAIYHRGNWSPGVKMVLKRLDHTNIMLVIAGSYTPLAWSLLERPKAVLLLWVIWSGAILGVLFRLLWTEAPRWLYVPIYIALGCGSLFYMPEFFAASLPAAVLICVGGVLYITGAVFYALKKPNFSYEHFGFHELFHALTVLAFGAHFAAILIAVLS, encoded by the coding sequence CTGGCCGAACTCCTGATGATCAAACCCAAGTGGCGTGGCTGGATCCACACGGTGGCTGCCCCGCTCGCCCTCGCGGCCGGCATCATCCTCGTAGCCGTCGCCCCGACCACCGACCGCAAGATCACTTCGGCCATCTACGCCGCCACCGGGGTCCTCCTCTTTGGCATCAGCGCCATTTATCACCGGGGCAACTGGTCCCCCGGCGTAAAGATGGTCCTCAAGCGCCTGGACCACACCAACATCATGCTGGTGATCGCCGGGAGCTACACACCCCTGGCATGGTCCCTGCTGGAGCGGCCCAAGGCCGTCCTGCTGCTATGGGTCATCTGGTCCGGCGCAATTCTGGGCGTCCTCTTCCGGCTGCTGTGGACGGAGGCCCCGCGCTGGCTGTACGTGCCCATCTACATCGCCCTGGGCTGCGGATCACTTTTCTACATGCCGGAGTTCTTTGCGGCCAGCCTGCCGGCCGCGGTCCTGATCTGCGTTGGCGGCGTCCTCTACATCACCGGTGCCGTGTTCTATGCGCTCAAGAAGCCCAACTTCAGCTATGAGCACTTCGGCTTCCACGAACTTTTCCACGCCCTGACGGTCCTTGCGTTCGGCGCGCACTTCGCGGCGATCCTTATCGCCGTCCTCAGCTGA
- a CDS encoding aldose 1-epimerase family protein, protein MTLSATPNASVPSGFQTYATGRQYELRRDDALAVVTELAAGLRLYTRAGVQLTETYGDAEISPGAAGITLAPWANRVEDGIWYLDGKKQQLDITEVSRNNASHGLLRNSAYSLVDESQYSVTLEATVFPQHGYPFLVRHRVQYLLAEDLGLEVRQTLINDSDAPAPFVLGAHPYVRLGDADMDDLTLTVAAGTRLVADARLIPRSSEPVSGDSDLRAGRRVGDLDVDVALTDLAFDGGSARHTLSAPDGRSVTLWQDESCSYVHVFVTTQFPGRPKAVALEPMTGPANAFNSGDGLRWLPAGESFTMTWGIDANLRDAG, encoded by the coding sequence ATGACTTTGAGCGCAACCCCGAACGCCAGTGTCCCGTCCGGATTCCAGACCTACGCCACCGGCCGGCAGTACGAACTCCGCAGGGATGATGCGCTGGCCGTCGTGACGGAGCTCGCGGCCGGCCTGCGGCTCTACACCCGGGCAGGGGTGCAGCTGACCGAAACCTATGGCGATGCCGAGATTTCGCCCGGCGCCGCCGGAATCACCCTTGCCCCCTGGGCGAACCGCGTGGAGGACGGGATCTGGTACCTGGACGGCAAGAAGCAGCAGCTGGACATTACCGAGGTCTCGCGGAACAACGCCAGCCATGGGCTGCTCCGCAACTCCGCCTACAGCCTCGTTGACGAGTCGCAGTATTCGGTGACCCTGGAGGCCACAGTGTTCCCCCAGCACGGTTATCCGTTCCTGGTGCGGCACCGGGTGCAGTACCTCCTGGCTGAGGATCTGGGTCTGGAGGTCCGCCAGACGCTGATCAACGATTCCGATGCGCCGGCACCGTTCGTTCTGGGGGCCCACCCTTACGTGCGGCTGGGTGACGCGGACATGGACGACCTCACGCTGACTGTCGCGGCGGGCACCCGGCTTGTAGCGGACGCCCGGCTGATCCCGCGGAGTTCGGAGCCAGTCAGCGGGGACAGTGACCTCCGTGCCGGCCGGCGGGTGGGGGACCTTGACGTGGACGTCGCACTGACGGATCTTGCGTTCGACGGCGGTTCGGCCCGCCACACCCTCAGCGCGCCCGACGGCCGCAGCGTGACCCTGTGGCAGGACGAGTCGTGCAGTTACGTCCATGTCTTCGTGACAACCCAGTTCCCGGGCAGGCCCAAAGCCGTGGCCCTTGAACCCATGACCGGTCCGGCAAACGCCTTCAACTCGGGTGACGGACTGCGATGGCTCCCGGCGGGCGAATCGTTCACCATGACCTGGGGGATCGATGCTAATCTGCGCGATGCCGGGTAG